A stretch of Candidatus Thermoplasmatota archaeon DNA encodes these proteins:
- a CDS encoding METTL5 family protein translates to MKQKQLEIKLQKAQPYVKPSARFEQYSTPADIASDMLWTAFMDGDIQGKRVADLGCGTGILGIGASLLGAKEVYGVDIDAHAIEVAIQNAVKLKANVHFEVMKVSDFHEPVDTVIQNPPFGAQTRHADIPFLMTGVSVAGVMYSLHLQDTEEFVRKRAEVLGCSAETLKRYIFVIPHTYEFHTKEKVSFDVTLFRFKRE, encoded by the coding sequence GTGAAACAGAAACAGCTCGAGATCAAACTGCAGAAGGCGCAGCCGTACGTCAAGCCATCCGCCAGATTCGAGCAGTACTCGACGCCAGCCGACATAGCATCGGACATGCTCTGGACAGCATTCATGGACGGGGACATTCAGGGCAAGAGGGTCGCTGACCTAGGCTGCGGCACCGGCATCCTAGGAATCGGCGCCTCTCTCCTCGGTGCGAAGGAGGTCTACGGTGTCGACATCGACGCACACGCCATAGAGGTCGCGATACAGAACGCTGTCAAGCTCAAGGCCAACGTCCATTTCGAGGTGATGAAGGTCTCCGACTTCCACGAGCCCGTGGACACCGTCATTCAGAACCCGCCCTTCGGGGCGCAGACCAGGCACGCGGACATCCCCTTCCTCATGACCGGCGTGAGCGTGGCTGGTGTCATGTATTCCCTTCATCTTCAGGATACTGAGGAATTCGTTCGGAAGAGGGCCGAGGTTCTCGGCTGCTCCGCTGAGACACTAAAACGTTATATATTCGTGATACCCCATACGTACGAGTTTCACACGAAGGAGAAGGTGAGTTTCGATGTCACACTCTTCAGATTCAAGAGAGAATGA
- a CDS encoding exosome complex RNA-binding protein Csl4 encodes MSHSSDSRENEPPKEKKLVFPGDELAVSEEYIAGEGTLDERGKIYASTVGIVELDSKERVLRVKAFNPPITLKNGDDVIAVISGTRESMGTADVVQVEGKKRSVSGDTNGSIHVSKVSSSYTKSVKGEFYIGDIIRAKVISTDPSLQLATTGKRYGVLKGFCTQCRIPMIRKGNTLYCESCDSTDRRKISSDYGDTMVETEKDMKPREHMDEKEVP; translated from the coding sequence ATGTCACACTCTTCAGATTCAAGAGAGAATGAGCCGCCAAAGGAGAAGAAACTGGTCTTCCCTGGCGATGAGCTCGCGGTCAGCGAGGAGTACATAGCAGGAGAAGGCACGCTCGATGAGAGGGGCAAGATATACGCCAGCACTGTCGGCATAGTAGAGCTCGACAGCAAGGAGCGCGTCCTCAGGGTGAAGGCCTTCAACCCTCCCATCACGCTGAAGAACGGCGACGATGTGATCGCCGTTATATCGGGAACGAGGGAATCGATGGGAACGGCAGACGTCGTTCAGGTCGAGGGAAAGAAGAGATCCGTGTCCGGAGACACAAACGGGTCCATTCACGTCTCGAAGGTCTCCTCGAGCTATACCAAGTCCGTCAAGGGAGAGTTCTATATCGGCGATATCATACGCGCAAAGGTCATTTCGACAGACCCCTCACTTCAGCTGGCGACAACAGGGAAGAGATACGGCGTCTTGAAGGGCTTCTGCACCCAATGCAGGATCCCTATGATAAGAAAAGGAAACACCCTGTACTGCGAGAGCTGCGATTCCACCGATCGGAGGAAGATATCCAGCGACTACGGTGACACAATGGTCGAAACGGAAAAGGATATGAAGCCTCGCGAGCATATGGATGAGAAGGAAGTGCCATGA
- a CDS encoding serine hydroxymethyltransferase has protein sequence MSGVLEFVRRHREWRSECINLIASENVTSEAVRQLLASDFGHRYTLPLNTDLHGVFVENAYRGTRYVDEVESYGEDLAKEIFECGFSSLKPLSGHVSSMLMLLSCCGKGETILTISPEDGGYDGYASENVPQMLDMKCEYLPFDGAAANIDYGMAADKIRDVSPSIVVVGTSFLLFPYDLRRLRDACSDVGATLGYDASHVLGLIAGGEFQTPFQDGVDVVIGSTHKSFFGPQGGIFLTTDEDIFEEAKKNITWRVLDNAHWNRIAALALALEEMKKFGKEYAQKCVRNASVLAKQLHEHGVPVRYGSEGFTRSSQVLLDSSRIEEELGTRINDLAIRLEESNIIIDAVGRMGVNEITRLGADEAHVADLASLISRCISGENVLAEAKKLRERLSIQYCF, from the coding sequence ATGTCGGGGGTTCTCGAATTCGTGCGACGCCACCGAGAGTGGCGGTCCGAGTGTATTAATCTCATAGCCTCGGAGAACGTGACGAGTGAAGCTGTCCGGCAGCTTCTGGCTTCCGATTTTGGCCACCGCTACACGTTGCCTCTGAACACGGATCTCCATGGCGTTTTCGTGGAGAACGCCTACAGGGGCACGAGGTATGTCGACGAGGTCGAGAGCTACGGCGAGGACCTCGCCAAGGAGATCTTCGAATGCGGCTTTTCGAGCTTGAAACCCCTTTCCGGTCACGTCTCCTCCATGCTGATGCTTCTTTCCTGTTGCGGAAAGGGCGAGACCATCCTGACCATCAGCCCCGAGGATGGAGGGTACGACGGCTACGCCTCGGAGAACGTACCGCAGATGCTTGACATGAAGTGCGAGTACCTCCCCTTCGACGGCGCCGCGGCGAACATCGACTACGGCATGGCAGCCGACAAGATAAGGGACGTCTCGCCGTCCATTGTTGTTGTGGGCACGAGCTTCCTCCTGTTCCCTTACGACCTGAGGAGGCTCAGGGACGCCTGCAGCGACGTGGGAGCGACCCTTGGCTACGACGCCTCCCATGTACTCGGGCTGATCGCTGGCGGCGAGTTCCAGACCCCCTTCCAGGACGGCGTCGATGTCGTCATAGGCAGCACGCACAAGTCATTCTTCGGCCCGCAGGGTGGCATCTTCCTGACCACTGACGAAGACATCTTCGAGGAGGCGAAGAAGAACATCACGTGGAGAGTTCTCGACAATGCCCACTGGAACCGCATCGCCGCACTCGCACTCGCACTCGAGGAGATGAAGAAGTTCGGGAAGGAGTATGCCCAGAAATGTGTCCGCAACGCCTCCGTTCTCGCAAAACAGCTGCACGAGCACGGCGTCCCCGTACGATATGGGAGCGAAGGTTTCACTCGCTCCAGTCAGGTGTTGCTGGACAGCAGCAGGATCGAGGAAGAACTGGGCACGAGGATAAACGACCTGGCGATCAGGCTTGAGGAGTCGAACATCATCATCGATGCTGTCGGCAGAATGGGAGTCAACGAGATCACCAGGCTCGGCGCGGACGAGGCTCACGTGGCGGACCTGGCATCTCTCATCTCACGCTGCATCTCGGGCGAGAACGTCCTTGCCGAGGCCAAGAAGCTGAGGGAGAGGCTCTCCATCCAATACTGCTTCTGA
- a CDS encoding ThiF family adenylyltransferase, which translates to MNVDMERYNRQLVLPQIGEDGQRKLIGARVAVIGLGALGSLSSILLARAGIGHIVLIDRDVVELDNLQRQVLYGERDLGEAKAVVAGRRIGEMNSSVEVQPFPSDLIPKNVDDMLAGADIVVDGLDNMKTRFVVNDYCVKNDIPFVYGGAVATYGMTMTIVPNRTACFECLFPSLPPAGSVATCETEGILNTVPATVSSLQVADAMKLILGEEVGGKLLTYDAWLREINELDISRNEDCPSCGRKEFRYLTEDDADLAVSLCGTNSVSISAKRTERIDFDSLEARLAKVGDIRRGEDILKFAVDEYKMTIFQDGRVLISGTGDTAKARSLYSRFIGD; encoded by the coding sequence GTGAATGTAGATATGGAGAGATACAACCGTCAGCTCGTTCTTCCTCAGATCGGGGAGGACGGACAGCGGAAGTTGATCGGCGCCAGAGTTGCCGTGATCGGCCTGGGTGCTCTCGGCTCCCTCAGTTCCATCCTCCTCGCACGCGCCGGAATAGGACACATCGTCCTAATCGACAGGGACGTCGTTGAGCTCGACAACCTCCAAAGGCAAGTCTTGTACGGTGAGCGCGATCTTGGCGAGGCAAAGGCAGTCGTGGCGGGGAGGAGGATAGGAGAGATGAACTCGTCCGTGGAGGTCCAGCCCTTCCCGTCTGACCTGATCCCGAAGAACGTCGATGACATGCTCGCTGGCGCGGACATCGTCGTCGACGGCCTCGACAACATGAAGACGAGATTCGTCGTCAACGACTACTGTGTCAAGAACGACATACCGTTCGTCTACGGCGGCGCCGTGGCAACATACGGAATGACGATGACGATTGTCCCCAACAGGACGGCGTGCTTTGAGTGCCTATTCCCATCTCTGCCGCCCGCCGGGTCAGTGGCCACATGTGAAACTGAAGGCATTCTCAATACGGTCCCCGCGACGGTGTCCTCGCTCCAGGTCGCCGACGCAATGAAGCTCATCCTTGGAGAGGAGGTCGGAGGCAAGCTCTTGACGTACGACGCCTGGCTGCGCGAGATCAATGAGCTGGACATCTCCAGGAACGAGGATTGTCCTTCCTGCGGGAGGAAGGAGTTCCGATACTTGACCGAGGACGATGCCGATCTCGCCGTCTCGCTCTGCGGGACAAACAGCGTCTCGATCAGTGCGAAGCGGACGGAGCGTATAGACTTCGACTCCTTGGAAGCCCGCCTCGCGAAGGTCGGGGACATACGCAGGGGAGAGGACATCCTCAAGTTCGCTGTCGATGAATACAAGATGACGATCTTCCAGGACGGTCGGGTGCTCATCTCGGGCACAGGGGACACCGCCAAAGCCAGGTCGCTGTATTCCAGGTTCATAGGAGACTAG
- a CDS encoding nucleic acid-binding protein, which produces MKAVLDSSALLVGKYPEMDEMLTTPDVIRELEKKGMTSELHSFIEVKLRVASPSEEGMGRVMEASLESGDSERLSQTDTGLLALALDEKATILTDDYSIQNLAMVLGIDYKGVMFPEITKRVSWRYRCVGCGRRYEDHSEVCEVCGSRLRTYRKEEENIEKQK; this is translated from the coding sequence ATGAAAGCTGTGCTGGACTCCTCGGCCCTCCTCGTGGGCAAGTATCCGGAGATGGATGAGATGCTCACAACGCCCGATGTCATTCGAGAACTGGAGAAAAAGGGGATGACATCCGAGCTCCACTCCTTCATCGAGGTGAAGCTCAGGGTCGCTTCACCGTCGGAGGAGGGAATGGGACGGGTCATGGAAGCATCCCTGGAAAGCGGTGATTCCGAGAGGCTGTCACAGACGGACACTGGGCTCCTGGCGCTCGCTTTGGACGAGAAAGCGACCATCCTCACCGACGACTACTCGATCCAGAATCTCGCCATGGTGTTGGGAATCGATTACAAAGGTGTCATGTTTCCAGAGATCACGAAGAGAGTGTCCTGGCGGTATCGATGCGTGGGCTGTGGAAGGAGATACGAGGACCACTCTGAAGTCTGCGAAGTTTGCGGTTCAAGGTTGAGAACCTACAGGAAGGAAGAGGAGAACATAGAAAAGCAGAAGTAG